Proteins from one Juglans microcarpa x Juglans regia isolate MS1-56 chromosome 6S, Jm3101_v1.0, whole genome shotgun sequence genomic window:
- the LOC121236920 gene encoding 2-keto-3-deoxy-L-rhamnonate aldolase-like: protein MAALTYPTTAAAATPSLLALRRKPFAFNPYKFLSFSSQTQNPSTLRSLTPLKSSTNPTAATPDLSPIASSTTPQSLKSRLHSGETLYGLFLLSFSPTFAEIAGLAGYDFVVVDMEHGPGGVTDALSCIRALSATGTPAILRLPDSCPIWAKKALDIGPQGIMFPMIEGPKAAKKAVSYCRFPPKGVRGSAHTVVRASSYGIDEGYLGNYEDELLIMCQVESEEGVKRIEEIAAVDGVDCIQMGPLDLSASMGYLWDPGNKKVKDMMRTAEKAVLAVGPKPTGGTGGAYLSGFAMPFDGPDDLRKRGYHMVSGAVDVGLFRTAAVEDVKRFKMGLMDGSNDDEDEQQDGGDEDDKYWSE from the coding sequence ATGGCTGCTCTCACCTATCCCACCACCGCCGCCGCCGCCACTCCGTCGCTCTTAGCCCTCAGAAGAAAGCCCTTCGCTTTCAACCCCTACAAGTTTTTATCCTTCTCTtcccaaacccaaaaccccTCCACCTTGAGAAGCTTAACGCCTCTTAAATCCTCTACAAATCCCACCGCCGCCACCCCAGATCTCTCCCCCATCGCCTCTTCCACCACCCCCCAAAGCCTCAAATCCCGTCTCCATAGCGGTGAGACCCTCTACGGCCTCTTCCTCCTCAGCTTTTCCCCAACCTTCGCCGAGATTGCCGGCCTCGCCGGCTATGACTTCGTCGTGGTCGACATGGAACACGGCCCCGGTGGCGTCACCGACGCACTCTCCTGCATCCGCGCGCTCTCCGCCACCGGTACCCCGGCGATTCTCCGATTACCGGACAGCTGCCCCATCTGGGCCAAGAAAGCGCTCGATATCGGTCCACAGGGGATCATGTTTCCGATGATCGAAGGCCCAAAGGCCGCCAAAAAAGCGGTCTCGTACTGTCGGTTTCCGCCCAAAGGAGTGCGGGGGTCGGCCCACACGGTGGTGAGGGCGTCGAGCTACGGGATCGACGAAGGGTATCTGGGTAATTACGAAGACGAGCTGCTGATCATGTGCCAGGTGGAGTCCGAGGAGGGGGTAAAACGAATCGAGGAGATCGCGGCCGTCGACGGGGTCGACTGCATTCAAATGGGGCCGTTGGATCTGAGCGCGAGCATGGGGTACCTCTGGGATCCGGGGAACAAGAAGGTGAAAGATATGATGAGGACGGCGGAGAAGGCCGTGCTGGCGGTGGGGCCCAAACCTACCGGCGGGACAGGTGGGGCATACTTGTCAGGTTTTGCGATGCCATTCGATGGCCCTGATGATCTGAGGAAGCGCGGATATCACATGGTATCAGGTGCCGTCGACGTTGGGCTTTTCCGGACAGCTGCTGTGGAGGACGTCAAGAGGTTTAAGATGGGTTTGATGGACGGCtctaatgatgatgaagatgagcaGCAGGATGGTGGAGACGAAGATGACAAGTACTGGAGCGAATGA
- the LOC121236844 gene encoding probable serine/threonine-protein kinase WNK10 isoform X1, with protein MDFVAGPKCEVLAGEVVEKDPTGRYVRYDEVLGRGAVKNVYKAFDEVDGIEVAWNQVNIDDVLQSPEQLERLYSEVHLLKSLKHKNIIKFYNSWVDDKNKTINLITELFSSGSLRLYRKKHKHVDIKAIKNWARQILQGLSYLHGHNPPIIHRDLKCDNIFVNGNNGEVKIGDLGLATVMQQPTARSVIGTPEFMAPELYEEEYNDLVDIYSFGMCMLEMVTCEYPYSECNNPAQIYKKVTSGIKPASLSKVNDPQVKQFIEKCLVPASMRLPAMELLKDPFLATGSSKDLICDSLKSTSNLPVLVNPPHPESHAMDIIDSNCQKLSVGCSMNRFNGISDCSTLEFQRFTENNDFRLRGEKLDENTASLTLRIADPHGQVRNIHFAFYLDSDTAIAIAEEMVEQLDLSKDDVAIISELIDNFITKLAPRWKSSFENCSSEAHGSFGFCHVLQTGGNSGTAEDLAEAVVEHHVLPILADVEYEDNQESTVSDISVEYGVSMALDACNDSALESNYFSLDECYKGLNGYGFNSEYEVYDEKSYEANMGESGMSKTLGLSSICSLSLADKDQDSELKLELASIDTQYHQRLIELLRMREEAIENAKRKWMAKKKISVN; from the exons ATGGATTTTGTTGCGGGTCCGAAATGTGAGGTTCTGGCTGGTGAGGTTGTGGAGAAAGATCCCACCGGGCGATACGTACGG TATGATGAAGTCTTGGGGAGAGGAGCAGTTAAGAATGT ATACAAGGCATTTGATGAAGTTGATGGAATAGAAGTTGCTTGGAACCAAGTAAACATTGATGATGTATTGCAGTCACCAGAACAGCTGGAGAGGTTATATTCCGAGGTTCATCTGCTGAAATCTTTGAAACACAAAAACATCATCAAGTTCTATAATTCATGGGTAGATGATAAGAACAAGACCATCAACCTTATAACAGAGTTATTCAGTTCTGGGAGTTTAAGACT ATATCGCAAGAAGCATAAGCATGTTGATATAAAAGCCATCAAGAATTGGGCAAGGCAGATTCTTCAAGGTTTAAGCTATCTCCATGGCCACAATCCTCCAATTATCCACAGAGACCTGAAATGCGACAATATATTTGTTAATGGAAACAATGGTGAAGTTAAAATTGGAGATCTTGGGTTAGCAACTGTCATGCAGCAGCCTACTGCCCGAAGTGTAATTG GCACTCCTGAATTCATGGCTCCAGAGCTTTACGAGGAGGAATACAATGATCTTGttgatatatattcttttggCATGTGCATGCTAGAGATGGTTACCTGTGAATACCCATATAGTGAGTGCAACAATCCAGCTCAAATATATAAGAAGGTTACCTCC GGAATAAAGCCTGCTTCTCTCAGTAAAGTGAATGACCCCCAAGTTAAGCAGTTCATTGAGAAGTGTCTGGTTCCAGCATCTATGAGATTGCCAGCAATGGAGCTGTTGAAAGATCCATTCCTTGCAACCGGAAGTTCAAAGGATCTCATTTGTGATTCACTGAAATCAACCAGTAATTTGCCCGTATTAGTGAACCCACCACACCCAGAATCTCATGCCATGGACATAATAGACTCAAACTGCCAGAAGCTTTCTGTTGGCTGTAGTATGAATAGATTCAATGGAATTTCTGACTGTTCAACTCTAGAATTTCAGAGGTTTACTGAGAATAATGACTTTAGGCTAAGAGGGGAGAAACTTGATGAGAATACAGCTTCATTAACTCTGCGCATTGCGGATCCACATG GTCAGGTGAGAAACATCCATTTTGCATTTTATCTTGATTCCGACACTGCAATTGCAATAGCTGAGGAGATGGTTGAACAACTTGATCTGTCAAAAGATGATGTGGCCATCATTTCTGAGTTAATTGACAACTTCATTACCAAGCTTGCACCCCGATGGAAATCTTCATTTGAGAACTGCTCATCTGAAGCACATGGTTCATTTGGCTTTTGTCATGTACTTCAAACTGGTGGAAATTCAGGGACAGCAGAGGACCTTGCCGAGGCAGTTGTTGAGCACCATGTTCTCCCAATATTGGCTGACGTGGAATATGAAGACAATCAAGAATCTACTGTTTCAGATATATCGGTCGAGTATGGTGTCTCAATGGCCTTGGATGCCTGTAATGACAGTGCTTTAGAGTCCAATTACTTCAGTCTTGATGAATGCTATAAAGGTTTGAATGGGTATGGGTTCAATTCGGAGTATGAGGTTTATGATGAGAAAAGCTATGAAGCTAACATGGGGGAATCTGGCATGTCGAAAACCTTGGGCTTGTCAAGCATATGTTCTCTATCTCTGGCAGACAAGGATCAGGACAGTGAGCTAAAGCTGGAGCTGGCTTCAATTGACACGCAGTATCACCAACGTTTAATTGAGCTGCTGAGGATGAGGGAGGAAGCAATAGAGAATGCCAAAAGGAAGTGGATGGCAAAGAAGAAAATCTCTGTAAATTGA
- the LOC121236844 gene encoding probable serine/threonine-protein kinase WNK10 isoform X2, with amino-acid sequence MDFVAGPKCEVLAGEVVEKDPTGRYVRYDEVLGRGAVKNVYKAFDEVDGIEVAWNQVNIDDVLQSPEQLERLYSEVHLLKSLKHKNIIKFYNSWVDDKNKTINLITELFSSGSLRLYRKKHKHVDIKAIKNWARQILQGLSYLHGHNPPIIHRDLKCDNIFVNGNNGEVKIGDLGLATVMQQPTARSVIGTPEFMAPELYEEEYNDLVDIYSFGMCMLEMVTCEYPYSECNNPAQIYKKGIKPASLSKVNDPQVKQFIEKCLVPASMRLPAMELLKDPFLATGSSKDLICDSLKSTSNLPVLVNPPHPESHAMDIIDSNCQKLSVGCSMNRFNGISDCSTLEFQRFTENNDFRLRGEKLDENTASLTLRIADPHGQVRNIHFAFYLDSDTAIAIAEEMVEQLDLSKDDVAIISELIDNFITKLAPRWKSSFENCSSEAHGSFGFCHVLQTGGNSGTAEDLAEAVVEHHVLPILADVEYEDNQESTVSDISVEYGVSMALDACNDSALESNYFSLDECYKGLNGYGFNSEYEVYDEKSYEANMGESGMSKTLGLSSICSLSLADKDQDSELKLELASIDTQYHQRLIELLRMREEAIENAKRKWMAKKKISVN; translated from the exons ATGGATTTTGTTGCGGGTCCGAAATGTGAGGTTCTGGCTGGTGAGGTTGTGGAGAAAGATCCCACCGGGCGATACGTACGG TATGATGAAGTCTTGGGGAGAGGAGCAGTTAAGAATGT ATACAAGGCATTTGATGAAGTTGATGGAATAGAAGTTGCTTGGAACCAAGTAAACATTGATGATGTATTGCAGTCACCAGAACAGCTGGAGAGGTTATATTCCGAGGTTCATCTGCTGAAATCTTTGAAACACAAAAACATCATCAAGTTCTATAATTCATGGGTAGATGATAAGAACAAGACCATCAACCTTATAACAGAGTTATTCAGTTCTGGGAGTTTAAGACT ATATCGCAAGAAGCATAAGCATGTTGATATAAAAGCCATCAAGAATTGGGCAAGGCAGATTCTTCAAGGTTTAAGCTATCTCCATGGCCACAATCCTCCAATTATCCACAGAGACCTGAAATGCGACAATATATTTGTTAATGGAAACAATGGTGAAGTTAAAATTGGAGATCTTGGGTTAGCAACTGTCATGCAGCAGCCTACTGCCCGAAGTGTAATTG GCACTCCTGAATTCATGGCTCCAGAGCTTTACGAGGAGGAATACAATGATCTTGttgatatatattcttttggCATGTGCATGCTAGAGATGGTTACCTGTGAATACCCATATAGTGAGTGCAACAATCCAGCTCAAATATATAAGAAG GGAATAAAGCCTGCTTCTCTCAGTAAAGTGAATGACCCCCAAGTTAAGCAGTTCATTGAGAAGTGTCTGGTTCCAGCATCTATGAGATTGCCAGCAATGGAGCTGTTGAAAGATCCATTCCTTGCAACCGGAAGTTCAAAGGATCTCATTTGTGATTCACTGAAATCAACCAGTAATTTGCCCGTATTAGTGAACCCACCACACCCAGAATCTCATGCCATGGACATAATAGACTCAAACTGCCAGAAGCTTTCTGTTGGCTGTAGTATGAATAGATTCAATGGAATTTCTGACTGTTCAACTCTAGAATTTCAGAGGTTTACTGAGAATAATGACTTTAGGCTAAGAGGGGAGAAACTTGATGAGAATACAGCTTCATTAACTCTGCGCATTGCGGATCCACATG GTCAGGTGAGAAACATCCATTTTGCATTTTATCTTGATTCCGACACTGCAATTGCAATAGCTGAGGAGATGGTTGAACAACTTGATCTGTCAAAAGATGATGTGGCCATCATTTCTGAGTTAATTGACAACTTCATTACCAAGCTTGCACCCCGATGGAAATCTTCATTTGAGAACTGCTCATCTGAAGCACATGGTTCATTTGGCTTTTGTCATGTACTTCAAACTGGTGGAAATTCAGGGACAGCAGAGGACCTTGCCGAGGCAGTTGTTGAGCACCATGTTCTCCCAATATTGGCTGACGTGGAATATGAAGACAATCAAGAATCTACTGTTTCAGATATATCGGTCGAGTATGGTGTCTCAATGGCCTTGGATGCCTGTAATGACAGTGCTTTAGAGTCCAATTACTTCAGTCTTGATGAATGCTATAAAGGTTTGAATGGGTATGGGTTCAATTCGGAGTATGAGGTTTATGATGAGAAAAGCTATGAAGCTAACATGGGGGAATCTGGCATGTCGAAAACCTTGGGCTTGTCAAGCATATGTTCTCTATCTCTGGCAGACAAGGATCAGGACAGTGAGCTAAAGCTGGAGCTGGCTTCAATTGACACGCAGTATCACCAACGTTTAATTGAGCTGCTGAGGATGAGGGAGGAAGCAATAGAGAATGCCAAAAGGAAGTGGATGGCAAAGAAGAAAATCTCTGTAAATTGA
- the LOC121236922 gene encoding mavicyanin-like → MAANLRTSNMYYHFLLAFQFLVLLQTRSVSCYQYKVGDLDAWGIPTSAKPLVYTQWSKYHTFKIGDSLLFLYPPSQDSVIQVTEQSYNNCNIKDPILYMNNGNSLFNITKYGEFYFTSGEQGHCEKKQKLHISVLFGNGSSADSPSSGPSALPEISPSYPTVFGTMPQPPSSSPPPSFPVFMAAVALFAVSAMVGGIM, encoded by the exons ATGGCCGCCAATCTTAGAACAAGTAATATGTATTATCACTTCTTGTTGGCTTTCCAGTTCCTTGTTTTGCTGCAAACCAGATCAGTTTCTTGTTATCAATACAAGGTTGGAGATTTAGATGCTTGGGGAATACCCACTTCAGCTAAACCACTAGTCTACACACAATGGTCCAAGTATCATACCTTCAAGATTGGAGATTCTCTCT TGTTTTTATACCCACCAAGTCAGGATTCAGTGATACAAGTAACGGAACAATCCTACAACAACTGCAACATTAAAGATCCAATCTTGTACATGAACAATGGAAACTCTCTTTTCAACATCACCAAATATGGGGAATTCTACTTCACCAGTGGAGAGCAGGGCCACTGCGAGAAGAAGCAAAAGCTCCACATTTCTGTGCTTTTTGGAAATGGGTCTTCTGCAGATTCTCCTTCATCTGGTCCGAGTGCATTGCCAGAAATCTCACCCTCTTACCCCACTGTTTTTGGTACGATGCCACAaccaccttcttcttctcctccaccaAGCTTTCCGGTATTCATGGCAGCCGTTGCTTTATTTGCTGTATCTGCAATGGTTGGTGGCATCATGTGA
- the LOC121236921 gene encoding MYG1 protein — MLALTRGFNQKLFTFPRHLTRRLMATNAPLKRVGTHNGSFHCDEALGCFMIRLTNRFSNAEIVRTRDAQVLEGLDAVLDVGGVYDPVRDRYDHHQKGFDEVFGHGFYTKLSSAGLVYKHFGKEIIAKELQVDEGHPDVNRLFLAVYKSFMEAIDAIDNGINQFDTEKPPRYVNNTHLSSRVGRFNLDWIEPDQSPEKENEAFQRAMALVGSEFLDSVRYHATSWLPARSIVAECLAARQDIDPSGEIMVLTRFCPWKLHLFELEEEMKLDPPIKYVLYQDDRSKTWRVQATAVSPDRFESRKPLPSKWRGLRDDELSKEAGIPGCVFVHMSGFIGGNQSYEGALAMAKAALKL; from the exons ATGCTCGCACTGACCAGAGGGTTTAACCAGAAGCTCTTCACCTTCCCCAGACATCTCACTCGTCGTCTCATGGCCACCAACGCCCCCCTTAAGCGCGTCGGCACTCACAATGGAAGCTTCCACTGCGACGAGGCGCTAGGCTGCTTCATGATTCGCCTCACCAATAGGTTCTCCAACGCCGAAATCGTTCGCACCCGTGATGCCCAG GTATTGGAGGGTCTCGATGCAGTTCTTGATGTTGGGGGTGTATATGATCCAGTTCGGGATCGGTATGATCATCACCAGAAAGGCTTTGATGAGGTTTTTGGGCACGGCTTCTACACTAAGCTCAGTAGTGCTGGTCTTGTCTACAAG CATTTTGGAAAGGAGATAATAGCCAAGGAGCTTCAAGTCGATGAAGGGCACCCAGATGTGAATCGTTTATTTCTGGCTGTATACAAGAGCTTCATGGAG GCAATTGATGCTATTGACAATGGGATAAATCAGTTTGATACAGAGAAACCTCCAAGATATGTGAATAATACACACTTATCTTCCAGAGTTGGAAGATTCAATTTGGATTGGATAGAACCTGATCAATCACCTGAGAAGGAGAATGAAGCCTTTCAAAGAGCAATGGCTCTGGTTGGCAGTGAGTTTTTAGAT AGTGTTCGGTATCATGCAACATCATGGTTACCAGCAAGGTCAATTGTAGCTGAGTGTCTTGCAGCAAGACAGGATATTGATCCTAGTGGAGAAATTATGGTTTTGACTAGATTCTGTCCT TGGAAGCTTCACTTATTTGAGCTTGAGGAGGAGATGAAGCTTGACCCTCCTATCAAATATGTTCTTTATCAG GATGACAGGAGCAAAACCTGGAGAGTTCAGGCAACGGCAGTGTCTCCAGATAGGTTTGAGAGCAGAAAGCCTCTACCTTCTAAATGGCGAGGTTTGAGGGATGATGAACTCTCAAAGGAGGCAGGTATTCCGGGTTGCGTATTTGTCCATATGAGTGGGTTTATTGGTGGGAATCAAAGCTATGAGGGTGCTCTGGCCATGGCAAAAGCTGCTTTAAAGCTCTAA
- the LOC121236843 gene encoding N6-adenosine-methyltransferase MT-A70-like has protein sequence MESRLDGSEDTIARIKDVHQQLRARMESQHQTQLDLLASLQSLVPNIVSSVDLSLKVVSSFNHRPFTPTPTPTLPNPNPSLVKPTNKPTFPSITQNLAPVPARQPESEPSGVDESGSPLSVVRSMVAVCLLGRVPFAPIDSSTVLRKLENDQTATPGERAALRELGGESGAILAVEMALRSIGEDNGGVELEAFEVSGKSRVMVLGIDRTRLLRELPESKHSILGSDGNANQYQSQQQPLLDVNGGVGLFGMGGGGPAQRPMPDMWMGPGEPLMPGLPPLGPRGARGVMGMVGMGRGVGVHPMHRPIGVMQKLRTEEDDMKDLEALLKKKSFMEMQKSKTGEELLDLIHRPTARETAVAEKFKTIGGPNLKEYCSSLTKEDCRRQSGSFMACEKVHFRRIIAPHTDIDLGDCSFLDTCRHMKTCKYVHYEIDQMPDMLPPPKPLKRAEYCSEVELGEPQWINCDIRSFRMDILGQFGVIMADPPWDIHMELPYGTMADDEMRNLNVPALQTDGLIFLWVTGRAMELGRECLELWGYKRVEEIIWVKTNQLQRIIRTGRTGHWLNHSKEHCLVGIKGNPEVNRNIDTDVIVAEVRETSRKPDEMYPMLERISPRTRKLELFARMHNTHAGWMSLGNQLNGVRLVDEGLRARFKAAYPDVEVQPSSPPRASAMEVDSGPGAQMRSPFPANASKSSAMLFTESAAQ, from the exons ATGGAATCCCGATTGGACGGTAGTGAAGACACCATAGCCAGAATCAAAGACGTCCATCAACAACTCCGAGCTCGCATGGAGTCACAGCACCAGACCCAGCTAGACCTTCTGGCTTCTCTTCAATCCCTAGTCCCTAACATCGTGTCCTCCGTGGATCTCTCTCTCAAGGTCGTCTCCTCCTTCAACCACCGCCCCTTCACTCCCACCCCCACACCCACGCTCCCAAACCCCAACCCTAGCCTAGTCAAACCCACTAACAAACCAACGTTCCCATCCATAACCCAGAACCTAGCTCCCGTTCCGGCACGCCAACCAGAGAGCGAACCCAGTGGTGTTGACGAGAGCGGGAGTCCCCTCTCGGTGGTGCGGTCGATGGTGGCCGTGTGTTTGTTGGGTCGGGTCCCCTTCGCGCCAATCGATTCTTCGACTGTGTTGAGGAAGCTGGAGAACGACCAAACGGCGACGCCTGGCGAAAGAGCGGCATTGAGAGAGTTGGGTGGGGAGTCCGGAGCGATACTGGCGGTGGAGATGGCGTTGAGGTCGATCGGTGAGGATAATGGTGGGGTTGAATTGGAGGCCTTTGAAGTGAGTGGGAAATCCAGGGTCATGGTCTTGGGGATTGACCGAACTCGGCTTCTAAGGGAATTGCCCGAGAGCAAGCACTCGATTTTGGGTAGCGACGGGAATGCGAATCAGTATCAGAGTCAACAGCAGCCATTGCTAGATGTGAACGGTGGGGTTGGACTTTTTGGAATGGGAGGAGGTGGACCTGCTCAGAGGCCAATGCCGGATATGTGGATGGGACCCGGCGAGCCACTTATGCCGGGATTGCCACCCCTGGGTCCGAGGGGTGCGAGAGGAGTTATGGGAATGGTTGGAATGGGCAGAGGGGTAGGTGTTCATCCCATGCATAGGCCAATTGGTGTGATGCAGAAGCTTAGGACTGAAGAAGATGATATGAAGGATCTCGAAGCATTGTTGAAAAAGAAATCTTTTATGGAGATGCAGAAATCAAAGACTGGTGAGGAGCTTCTGGACCTCATTCACCGGCCTACTGCAAGGGAAACTGCTGTCGCTGAAAAg ttcaAAACCATAGGTGGGCCGAACCTGAAGGAGTACTGTTCTTCCCTTACAAAAGAGGATTGCCGGCGTCAATCTGGTTCCTTTATGGCATGCGAGAAG GTTCATTTTCGGCGAATTATTGCTCCACATACTGACATTGATTTAGGAGACTGTTCTTTTCTAGATACTTGCCGGCACATGAAG ACATGCAAGTATGTTCATTATGAGATAGACCAAATGCCAGACATGCTTCCTCCTCCCAAACCACTAAAGCGTGCTGAATATTGTTCAGAAGTAGAACTTGGTGAACCACAATGGATTAACTGTGATATCCGCTCATTTAGAATGGACATTTTAGGGCAATTTGGAGTTATAATGGCAGATCCACCATGGGACATTCATATGGAGTTGCCTTATGGGACTATGGCTGATGACGAAATGCGCAATCTCAATGTTCCTGCATTGCAGACTGACGGTCTAATTTTTCTATGGGTCACTGGTCGTGCAATGGAGCTTGGACGTGAATG TTTAGAACTTTGGGGGTACAAGCGTGTTGAGGAGATCATTTGGGTGAAGACCAATCAACTTCAGCGAATAATCAGAACTGGGCGGACAGGCCATTGGCTCAATCACAGTAAGGAGCATTGCCTTGTTGGAATAAAGGGCAATCCAGAAGTAAACAGGAACATCGATACTGATGTCATCGTTGCTGAGGTTCGAGAGACAAGCCGTAAGCCAGATGAG ATGTACCCTATGCTGGAGAGAATAAGTCCAAGGACAAGAAAGCTCGAATTGTTTGCCCGCATGCACAACACTCATGCAGG GTGGATGTCACTCGGTAATCAATTGAATGGAGTAAGATTAGTTGACGAAGGTCTGCGAGCAAGGTTCAAGGCTGCTTACCCAGATGTGGAGGTGCAACCCAGTTCCCCTCCTAGAGCTTCTGCCATGGAAGTAGACTCCGGTCCTGGAGCTCAAATGAGGAGTCCCTTTCCAGCAAATGCATCTAAGTCCTCAGCCATGCTATTTACAGAGTCTGCAGCTCAATAA